GATGGCCGAGTACGCGGCGCTCACCCGTCCCGACGGCCTTCCCGTCGACCCGTGGCTGCGCACCCACGTCCGCGCCGGTGGCGCCATCGACTCCATCGCCCCCACCTCGATGACCGTCCCCGGCACCCTCGCCCAGTGGCGCACCTGGACCGGGCTGCCCTTCGACACCCGAGGGCCCGTCGACGTGCCCGGCGCCCTCACGCCCGTGCACTGCGAACCCGACCACGACTACGCCGTGAGCGTCGAACCCAACGTCTGGGTACGGCACAGCCTGGTCTGACCCGGGCCGTCAGCCGTCGCACGCCGCCCGGTCGAGGTCCCGCGCCGCCCGCGCGAGGGCCTCGCGGCAGGCGAGCACGGCCGGGTGCCGGCTGCTGCCGCAGCGCACCACCGTGAACAGCCTGCGCGACCGGCGGCCGCCGGGGAGCTCCAGCAGGGGTACGGTCGGCTTCCGCCCGCACCACAGGAGGTCGGGGAGGAGGGCCGCGGCGTGCCCCTGCTCGACGAGCCGCAGATGCAGCAGCATGTCCGTGGACTCATAGCGCACATCGGGTTCCCAGCCGGCGTCGCGGCACAGGGCCATCGCCCACCGGCGGGCCGGTGTGCCCTCCGGTTCCATGACCCAGGGCCGGCCGGACGGACCCTCCCCGGCCCCTGCGGGCAGTGCCAGGCGCAGGGTGTCCCGGCTCAGGTCCACCTCCTCCAGCTCGGGGTGGCGCGGGTGCGGGTGCCCCGGGTACTCCTCCGCGATCACCAGATCGAAGTCCCGCGCGCGCAGCGCCGGCAGCGCCGCCTCCGGCTCGGCCTCGGTGACGTGCACCCGCAGGGCGGGGTGCGCGGTGCGCAGCAGAGTCAGCGTGGGCGGGATCAGGGTCAGCGCCGCGGTCTGGAACGCCGCCAGGCGCAGCGTGCCGGTGAGGCCGGTCAGCGAGCCGGCCACCTCGGCCCGGGCCTGTTCGAGCCGTTCCAGCACGGCCTCGGTGTGGGCGACGAGGATCTCGCCCTGCTCGGTGAGCCGTACCCGGCGGCCGACGGGCTCCAGGAGCGGCACGCCGACCTCCTTCTCCAGGACCGACAGCTGCTGGGAGACCGACGAAGGGCTGTACGAGAGTGCCGCGGCGACGGCGGCCAGGGTGCCCCGGTGCTTGAGCTCACGCAACAGCCGGAGCCGGTGCAGGTCGAACATGATCGATCGGACCCTCTCGCTATCGTTCGGCTTTTCCGATGATTATTGATCGAAAAGCTTCGCTCGACCGACGGGCGGTGGCCGGGGCACCGTTGTGATCATGCACAGCGATACTTCTTCCCGCCCTGCCCCGCACCCGGCCGACCCGCGGGCCACCCGTCCAGGGCC
The window above is part of the Streptomyces syringium genome. Proteins encoded here:
- a CDS encoding LysR substrate-binding domain-containing protein — translated: MFDLHRLRLLRELKHRGTLAAVAAALSYSPSSVSQQLSVLEKEVGVPLLEPVGRRVRLTEQGEILVAHTEAVLERLEQARAEVAGSLTGLTGTLRLAAFQTAALTLIPPTLTLLRTAHPALRVHVTEAEPEAALPALRARDFDLVIAEEYPGHPHPRHPELEEVDLSRDTLRLALPAGAGEGPSGRPWVMEPEGTPARRWAMALCRDAGWEPDVRYESTDMLLHLRLVEQGHAAALLPDLLWCGRKPTVPLLELPGGRRSRRLFTVVRCGSSRHPAVLACREALARAARDLDRAACDG